One window of Nostoc sp. C052 genomic DNA carries:
- a CDS encoding response regulator transcription factor, translating into MPNILIAEDEPRIASFIEKGLRSQGFTTTTIADGLYVLDIAQNGSFDLLILDLGLPGKDGFQVLEELRGQGENLPVIILSARSDIHDKVAGLEGGADDYVTKPFRFEELLARVKLRLRSARPLRDAQEFLLQAGNVVLDLRTRRVKVGDRFVELPAREFTMTEMFCRYPGQVISREQLLDYVWGYDYNPGSNIVDVYVGYLRKKLGSNIIETVRGMGYRLRT; encoded by the coding sequence ATGCCCAACATTCTCATCGCTGAAGATGAACCCCGCATTGCCTCATTTATTGAGAAAGGATTGCGATCGCAGGGTTTTACCACAACAACTATTGCCGATGGGCTGTATGTGCTAGACATAGCACAGAATGGAAGCTTTGACTTACTAATTTTGGATTTGGGCTTGCCTGGAAAAGATGGCTTTCAGGTACTCGAAGAACTGCGGGGACAAGGAGAAAATTTACCTGTAATTATTCTTTCGGCTCGGAGTGACATTCACGATAAAGTCGCTGGATTAGAAGGGGGTGCAGATGATTATGTCACCAAACCCTTCCGATTTGAAGAACTTCTGGCGCGGGTAAAGTTGCGTTTGCGGAGTGCTAGACCTTTGAGAGATGCCCAAGAATTTCTCCTCCAAGCCGGGAATGTGGTGCTTGATTTGCGAACTCGACGGGTAAAAGTAGGCGATCGCTTTGTAGAATTACCTGCTCGTGAATTTACCATGACAGAAATGTTTTGCCGTTATCCCGGACAAGTTATAAGTCGAGAACAACTGCTAGATTACGTTTGGGGCTACGACTATAATCCAGGTTCTAATATTGTCGATGTATATGTCGGTTATCTCCGCAAAAAACTAGGCAGTAACATCATTGAAACCGTTAGAGGGATGGGTTATCGCTTGCGAACCTAA
- a CDS encoding glycosyltransferase family protein, which produces MKRIMFYCQHILGMGHLVRSREIIRGLTKDFQICFINGGEIIQGFEIPTGVEVINLPAIKTDAEFAEQQVVDDAFSLNEVKEIRKNRLLEIFDQFQPDILIVELFPFGRRRFSFELIPLLERAKSNRSSTKVVSSLRDIVVAKPDKQTKHEEKVCHLINKYFDMLLVHGDQKLVPLEETFSRVNDLKCQLYYTGYVVQEPPKNPVFTDEDRKIIKSDKPLILVSVGGGRFGHELLECVVNTAPFLEKGLPHNIQVFTGPFIPDSKFNELQAMAKYSKNIHIRRYTPYLLNYMKKADLSINMPGYNTTMNVLTTGVRAMILPFTGNQDREQSIRAEKLSNLGIVKLINHNHLQPDYLAINIINYLKKQPKKISFDSGGVEKTATILKALVVKQKAA; this is translated from the coding sequence ATGAAACGTATTATGTTCTACTGCCAACATATTTTAGGTATGGGGCATCTGGTTCGCAGCCGGGAAATTATACGCGGTTTAACCAAAGACTTCCAAATTTGTTTTATTAATGGTGGTGAAATAATTCAAGGATTTGAAATTCCTACTGGTGTCGAAGTCATCAATCTGCCTGCAATTAAAACTGACGCAGAATTTGCCGAACAGCAAGTAGTAGATGATGCTTTTAGCCTTAACGAAGTCAAGGAAATCAGAAAAAATCGACTTCTAGAAATATTTGATCAATTCCAGCCTGATATCTTAATAGTTGAATTATTCCCCTTTGGAAGAAGACGCTTCTCTTTTGAATTAATTCCCTTGTTAGAAAGAGCAAAATCAAATAGAAGCTCCACTAAAGTCGTTTCTAGTTTGCGAGATATTGTCGTTGCTAAACCAGACAAGCAGACAAAACACGAAGAAAAAGTATGTCACTTAATCAACAAATATTTTGATATGTTGTTGGTTCACGGCGACCAAAAATTAGTTCCATTAGAAGAAACCTTTTCTAGAGTCAATGACCTCAAATGTCAGTTATATTATACCGGATATGTCGTGCAAGAACCGCCGAAAAACCCTGTTTTTACTGATGAAGATCGAAAAATTATTAAATCAGACAAACCCCTGATTTTAGTTAGCGTAGGAGGTGGGAGATTTGGTCATGAATTGCTTGAATGTGTAGTGAACACAGCCCCTTTCTTAGAGAAAGGACTGCCGCACAACATTCAGGTTTTTACGGGGCCATTCATCCCAGATTCAAAATTTAATGAACTGCAAGCAATGGCAAAATATAGTAAAAATATTCATATTCGACGCTATACTCCTTACTTGCTAAATTACATGAAAAAAGCAGACCTCTCGATAAACATGCCTGGCTATAACACCACAATGAATGTTCTAACCACAGGTGTGCGAGCCATGATTCTTCCCTTTACAGGCAACCAAGATCGAGAACAAAGCATTAGAGCCGAAAAATTAAGCAATTTAGGAATCGTCAAATTGATAAATCATAATCATTTGCAACCTGATTACTTGGCTATTAATATTATTAATTACCTCAAAAAACAACCAAAGAAAATTAGCTTTGATTCTGGAGGCGTTGAAAAAACTGCAACTATCTTAAAAGCCTTAGTAGTCAAACAGAAAGCTGCATAA
- a CDS encoding peptidase: MLVETKNYHRKLSQLLICCVSSSLLITSNVLPINALGKPQNSQGFIIAKSPDERQPEAVKKGIEQIPPSQASISPRRKISVDSPIQQTPRISSNTEDSQPTSSVSNDSSTPRSSGRRTSNSNSNRSNGGTSRSSGGRTANSNANRSNGSSGRVRKPSSNVATGNQNLDNSALSSATLTYKEINFVDVALGILSKGDFKSEGRYFHFYEFEGRENQLIQIRLVGSNDTRRSNNLSLKPLLFLHDPDNNIVVKKGTLDKSSGGDDAFIFARLPKNGIYKIAVTSQDPGEIGRYSLALRNDRASYTLDESGQLTAKSSTLKQNGGAYNVSNFQGKKNQLVSIRVDSVDEEFSPYVALLNSQGQAIAIDKDKDKNGVYSALIDRARLPEDDTYYIVVTSKNPQEHGRYRLTIF, encoded by the coding sequence ATGCTAGTAGAAACCAAAAACTATCACCGCAAATTAAGTCAGCTTTTAATTTGTTGCGTAAGTAGTAGTTTGTTAATTACAAGTAATGTGCTGCCTATAAATGCTTTAGGAAAACCTCAAAATTCTCAAGGCTTTATAATTGCCAAATCACCCGATGAGAGACAACCAGAAGCAGTAAAAAAAGGAATTGAGCAAATTCCTCCTTCTCAAGCATCAATCTCTCCAAGACGGAAGATATCTGTTGATTCACCAATACAGCAAACTCCTCGTATATCATCTAACACAGAAGATTCTCAGCCAACTTCTAGCGTTTCAAATGATAGCTCTACTCCTAGATCGTCTGGACGCAGGACTTCTAACTCAAACTCTAATCGTTCCAATGGTGGTACATCTAGATCGTCTGGAGGTAGAACTGCTAACTCAAACGCAAATCGTTCTAATGGTAGCTCTGGAAGAGTTCGCAAGCCAAGTTCTAATGTAGCTACAGGGAACCAAAATCTCGATAATTCAGCACTTTCTTCTGCAACACTTACTTATAAAGAGATTAACTTTGTAGATGTTGCATTGGGCATTCTGAGTAAAGGTGACTTTAAATCTGAAGGTAGATATTTTCATTTCTACGAGTTTGAAGGGAGAGAAAATCAATTAATCCAAATTAGGCTTGTTGGCAGTAATGATACACGCAGATCCAATAACTTGAGTTTAAAACCCTTGTTGTTTCTGCACGATCCTGATAATAATATCGTCGTCAAAAAAGGCACTTTGGATAAGAGCAGTGGTGGCGATGATGCATTTATTTTTGCACGGCTGCCGAAGAATGGCATTTACAAGATTGCAGTTACTAGCCAAGATCCTGGAGAGATAGGTCGCTATAGTTTGGCTTTGAGGAATGACAGAGCTAGCTATACTTTAGATGAATCAGGTCAATTAACTGCCAAAAGCTCAACCCTGAAACAAAATGGCGGTGCTTACAATGTTTCTAATTTTCAAGGCAAAAAAAATCAGCTTGTAAGTATTCGTGTAGATAGTGTTGATGAAGAGTTTTCGCCTTATGTAGCTTTGCTAAATTCTCAAGGACAGGCGATCGCTATTGATAAAGACAAAGATAAAAATGGTGTGTATAGTGCTTTAATTGACCGAGCTAGGCTGCCTGAAGATGACACTTATTATATAGTTGTTACTTCCAAAAATCCACAGGAACACGGTAGATACAGATTGACTATTTTCTAA
- a CDS encoding serine/threonine-protein kinase, giving the protein MLCCVNPDCQNPRNSDKNNYCHSCRAELIPLLGGRYCPIQVLSDEGGFGRTYLAEDVHKLNECCVVKQFAPKLQGTGPLTKATQLFKQEASRLQELAEHPQIPTLLAYFEQNHYLFLVQQFIDGQNLLKEWETRGNYSEIEIREFLLDLLPVLKFIHVRGVIHRDIKPQNIIRRRSDGRLVLIDFGASKQLTATVQTKMGTVIGSHGYTALEQMQDGKAYPASDLFSLGATCFHLLTGVRPSQLWIKQGYGWVSSWRQYLTSPGKDGISVSIELGEVLDKLLQQDIQKRYQSADEVITDLTTRLPLSSSVPPTIITPTFTATRVNKEPVSSKLNKNLKSQLLLGSSILILGLGGVWYFQTRPHTMSEFSPSISSPIPSPKSVSETSFLPKSLKGHSSDVNSVAFSPDGTTLGSASDDKTIKLWNIASGEAIRTLEGHANWIWTVAFSPDSKTLASGSADKTIKLWNVETGKLIRTLQGHSDGITSVAFSPDGKILASGSASKDMKIKLWNVETGKLIRTLEGHTNGVQSVAFSPDGKTLASGSWDKTIKLWNLETGKLIRTLGGNAESILSVAFAPDGITLASGSSDKTIKLWNLKTGKLIHTLKGHKDKVNSVAFLPSANLNGVTLVSGSSDKTIKLWNPVIGKEIRTLETGSGYIYAVAISPDGQTIAGGGSGENILKIWEMN; this is encoded by the coding sequence ATGCTCTGTTGTGTGAATCCCGATTGCCAAAACCCCCGAAATTCTGATAAAAACAACTATTGCCACAGTTGTAGAGCGGAATTGATACCCCTACTAGGAGGTCGCTATTGTCCCATTCAGGTATTGTCAGATGAGGGCGGATTTGGTAGAACCTATCTGGCAGAAGATGTACACAAACTTAATGAATGCTGTGTTGTGAAGCAATTCGCACCAAAACTTCAGGGAACTGGGCCACTAACAAAGGCTACTCAGCTATTTAAACAAGAAGCAAGCCGACTACAAGAACTCGCAGAACATCCGCAAATTCCAACTTTATTGGCTTATTTTGAGCAAAATCATTATCTGTTTTTGGTACAGCAGTTTATTGATGGGCAAAATTTGCTTAAGGAATGGGAGACGCGGGGAAACTATAGCGAAATAGAGATTCGCGAATTTTTGCTAGATTTATTACCTGTGCTGAAGTTTATCCATGTGCGGGGAGTGATTCACCGGGATATCAAACCACAGAATATTATTCGCCGTCGAAGTGATGGGCGATTAGTGCTAATTGATTTTGGAGCCTCTAAGCAACTGACGGCAACAGTGCAGACTAAAATGGGCACTGTTATTGGCTCACATGGTTACACTGCACTGGAACAGATGCAAGATGGAAAAGCTTACCCAGCCAGTGATTTATTCAGTTTGGGGGCGACTTGTTTTCATTTACTCACCGGGGTTCGCCCATCTCAATTGTGGATAAAGCAAGGTTATGGTTGGGTTTCGTCTTGGCGACAATATTTAACCAGTCCAGGTAAGGATGGGATTTCTGTGTCTATAGAGTTGGGTGAAGTTTTGGATAAGCTGTTGCAACAAGACATCCAAAAGCGTTACCAATCGGCTGATGAAGTCATCACTGACTTAACAACTCGGCTACCACTATCGTCATCAGTACCCCCGACTATAATTACACCAACATTTACAGCTACCCGAGTCAATAAGGAGCCAGTTTCATCAAAATTAAATAAGAATCTGAAAAGTCAACTGCTGTTAGGTTCTAGCATTTTGATATTAGGGTTAGGGGGAGTTTGGTATTTCCAAACTCGTCCCCATACAATGAGCGAATTTTCTCCGTCGATTTCTTCGCCGATTCCTTCCCCAAAAAGCGTCTCGGAAACTTCTTTTCTACCCAAATCTCTCAAGGGGCATTCCAGCGATGTGAATTCCGTAGCTTTCAGTCCTGATGGCACAACCCTTGGCAGTGCTAGTGATGATAAGACAATCAAGCTTTGGAATATAGCAAGTGGAGAAGCAATCCGCACTCTAGAAGGACATGCCAATTGGATTTGGACTGTCGCCTTTAGTCCTGATAGCAAGACTCTTGCCAGTGGTAGTGCAGACAAAACAATCAAGCTGTGGAATGTGGAGACAGGAAAGTTAATCCGCACCTTACAGGGACATAGCGACGGAATTACTTCGGTAGCTTTCAGCCCTGATGGCAAAATTCTTGCTAGTGGCAGCGCTAGTAAGGATATGAAAATCAAGCTGTGGAATGTGGAGACAGGAAAGTTAATCCGCACCTTGGAGGGACATACCAATGGGGTTCAATCTGTCGCCTTCAGTCCTGATGGTAAAACCCTTGCTAGCGGTAGTTGGGATAAGACAATTAAATTGTGGAATCTGGAGACAGGAAAGTTAATCCGCACTTTGGGGGGAAATGCAGAGTCGATTCTTTCAGTCGCTTTTGCTCCTGATGGTATCACCCTTGCCAGTGGCAGTAGTGACAAGACAATTAAATTGTGGAATCTGAAAACAGGAAAGTTAATTCATACCTTAAAGGGACATAAGGATAAGGTTAATTCTGTCGCCTTTTTGCCAAGTGCAAATCTAAATGGTGTTACCCTTGTCAGTGGGAGTAGTGATAAAACAATCAAACTTTGGAATCCAGTTATAGGAAAAGAAATCCGCACTTTAGAGACGGGTTCTGGATATATTTATGCTGTTGCCATCAGCCCAGATGGACAAACTATTGCCGGTGGTGGGAGTGGTGAGAACATTCTCAAGATTTGGGAGATGAATTAA
- a CDS encoding chloride channel protein, whose translation MWYLPIFQRFRQLLQPRRRLAIFEACLIGLVSALGAVLLKSGVGLLGAWRVQTSLLLPAWLVLPGIGLACGFLAGWLVERVAPETSGSGIPQVKAVLARIPMALDLRVAVVKLVGGILALGSGLALGREGPTVQLSAALAAQLSRWFPTSPDHRRQLIAAGAGAGLAAAFNAPIAGVLFVVEELLQDFSEFTLGTAILASFIGAVVSRVLGGRSLDLNLALTASKTDFFVQDIPFYLVLGVVAGLMGVLFNRGIIASLTVYRRSLRFGLPARVALAGLVSGVIVALLPLAFRDNTGLREILITGEASWSIAAIAFVSQFILTLVAYGSGVPGGLFAPALTLGAALGYLVGMGEHALLLPFGIATGLPITYALAGMGAFFTAVARVPMTGIVIVFEMTTDFNLVLPLMIGSVTSYLVAEKLAPGSLYDKLLEWNGIIIQKAAPAGGIMTNLTAKDVMQQQVETLDTEMPLDEVIQAFARSHHRGFPVVEESKLVGIVTQSDLLNIRDRNLASDTPLGEIMTTTPVTVTPIHTLSNVLYLLDRYQISRLPVVNGRKLIGIITRGDIIRAEADHLNGANATPKLRPDPSYIVYQTRSPSTGRGRLLVPVANPETAGILLQMAAAIARDRHYEIDCVQVMLIPRHSSPSETQVRTAKSRRLLRQAEVLAKKWQIPLHTQIRVTHDVAQAILETINEQHIDLILMGWKGNTSTPGRIFGNVVDTIIRQATCEVVLVKLGTTSHSSLPTQHSPLSTQHSFNSWLVPMAGGPNSQLAIKLLPALITLGNEPQIRLTQVFKPSELKPDMSVLEQAIRHLMRRRKLSSSVVALPVQANSVAEGVINLVKTEGYDVVVLGASREGLLQQAIQGNIPEAIASGVESTVILVRGAINT comes from the coding sequence ATGTGGTATTTACCTATCTTCCAGCGCTTTCGGCAACTGCTACAACCACGGCGTCGTTTAGCAATTTTTGAAGCTTGTCTGATTGGTTTGGTTTCTGCTCTTGGAGCGGTCTTACTCAAATCGGGGGTGGGATTGCTAGGCGCTTGGCGAGTGCAGACATCGCTACTGCTACCAGCTTGGTTAGTGCTGCCAGGTATCGGACTCGCTTGTGGATTCCTCGCGGGATGGCTAGTTGAGCGCGTAGCACCAGAAACTTCTGGGAGCGGCATTCCTCAAGTGAAAGCAGTGTTAGCGCGTATACCAATGGCTTTAGATTTGCGGGTTGCCGTGGTCAAGCTAGTGGGTGGTATTCTGGCACTAGGTTCTGGGCTAGCTCTAGGGCGGGAAGGGCCAACAGTTCAACTTAGCGCAGCGTTAGCAGCTCAACTTAGTCGGTGGTTTCCGACTTCACCAGACCACCGCCGCCAGTTGATTGCTGCTGGTGCAGGAGCCGGGTTAGCGGCTGCCTTTAATGCACCGATCGCAGGTGTATTATTTGTAGTAGAAGAATTATTACAGGATTTTTCTGAATTTACCTTGGGCACTGCGATTCTGGCTTCTTTTATCGGTGCCGTCGTCTCGCGGGTATTGGGTGGTCGCAGTCTGGATCTCAATTTAGCATTAACTGCTTCTAAGACAGATTTTTTTGTTCAAGATATTCCCTTCTATTTGGTATTGGGGGTTGTGGCTGGGTTGATGGGAGTGCTGTTCAATCGCGGGATTATTGCCAGCTTAACTGTTTACCGCCGTTCTCTACGTTTTGGATTACCTGCTCGTGTGGCTTTAGCTGGGTTAGTGTCTGGGGTAATTGTGGCATTACTACCGCTAGCGTTTCGAGATAACACAGGACTGCGGGAAATTTTAATTACAGGTGAGGCTAGCTGGTCAATAGCTGCGATCGCCTTTGTCTCCCAGTTTATCTTAACTCTCGTAGCTTATGGCTCTGGTGTCCCAGGTGGATTATTTGCTCCGGCTTTGACCCTTGGGGCTGCTCTTGGCTACTTGGTAGGTATGGGAGAACACGCTCTGCTGCTTCCTTTTGGGATAGCGACTGGATTACCAATTACATACGCCTTGGCAGGAATGGGCGCTTTTTTTACTGCGGTGGCCAGAGTGCCAATGACGGGAATAGTCATTGTGTTTGAAATGACTACAGATTTCAATTTGGTACTGCCCTTAATGATTGGCTCTGTAACGTCGTATCTAGTTGCTGAAAAGTTAGCGCCAGGCTCGCTATACGACAAACTTTTGGAGTGGAATGGCATCATTATCCAAAAAGCAGCACCAGCGGGGGGGATAATGACAAATTTGACAGCCAAAGATGTCATGCAGCAGCAGGTAGAAACTCTGGATACAGAGATGCCTTTAGATGAAGTAATCCAAGCATTCGCCCGTTCTCACCATCGTGGCTTTCCAGTGGTAGAGGAGAGCAAGCTTGTAGGGATTGTGACGCAATCAGATTTACTTAATATTCGCGATCGCAACTTAGCCAGCGATACTCCCTTAGGGGAAATTATGACCACTACTCCGGTGACAGTCACACCGATTCACACCCTAAGCAATGTACTGTATTTACTCGATCGCTATCAAATCAGTCGCTTGCCAGTGGTAAATGGACGAAAACTGATTGGGATTATTACCCGTGGAGATATTATTCGGGCGGAAGCAGACCATCTTAATGGTGCAAATGCAACCCCCAAACTACGACCAGATCCTTCATACATAGTTTACCAAACGCGATCGCCCAGCACTGGTAGAGGTAGATTATTAGTGCCCGTAGCTAATCCCGAAACTGCGGGTATTTTATTACAAATGGCAGCAGCTATTGCCCGCGATCGCCATTATGAAATAGATTGCGTGCAAGTGATGCTGATACCCCGCCACAGTTCCCCGTCGGAAACACAGGTAAGAACCGCAAAAAGTCGCCGCTTGCTACGACAAGCAGAAGTCTTAGCAAAAAAATGGCAAATTCCCCTACATACGCAGATTCGAGTTACCCACGATGTTGCCCAGGCAATTTTAGAGACAATCAACGAACAGCACATCGATCTAATTTTAATGGGATGGAAAGGTAACACATCTACCCCTGGTAGGATTTTTGGCAACGTTGTTGACACCATAATTCGCCAAGCCACTTGCGAAGTCGTATTAGTAAAATTAGGCACTACTTCTCACTCCTCACTCCCCACTCAGCACTCGCCACTCAGCACTCAGCACTCCTTTAACAGTTGGCTAGTTCCAATGGCTGGAGGCCCTAATTCCCAACTGGCGATTAAATTGTTACCAGCTTTAATTACATTGGGAAATGAACCACAAATTCGTCTGACACAGGTGTTTAAACCATCTGAACTTAAGCCAGATATGTCAGTTTTAGAACAAGCCATTCGCCATTTGATGCGTCGGCGTAAATTGTCCAGCAGTGTAGTTGCTCTCCCAGTCCAAGCTAATTCAGTTGCAGAAGGTGTGATTAACCTAGTAAAAACCGAAGGTTATGATGTTGTAGTTTTGGGAGCTTCACGCGAGGGATTGTTGCAGCAGGCGATTCAAGGTAATATTCCAGAAGCGATCGCCTCTGGTGTAGAAAGTACAGTGATTTTGGTTAGGGGTGCAATTAATACTTAA
- a CDS encoding DUF4231 domain-containing protein, giving the protein MTTSELTNFDQRNQSKTSNKIENLSSPSDEKKLFNLKVIEYLLLAAFFSAGIVIILLSDDKTVVISGAVSLTFLFFLLLINRQVFQNYKQAAYQSELTKKAELYSYLLTNPNSWDKDTLTLTRGKALQYSQDLIDDYKKIRSLSRNLYYSLQIATVILSGVTPILVLVDKLEAGQAWLKWLPVLCPAVASIVASIVTSFPFQKNSLAANTAVELLEAEQEKFILGVTPPYRCYDVSDESQQQQKASQALEYFIVQVNNIHLNQLQQTSETQSEKTESASSNESNKSGAEATK; this is encoded by the coding sequence ATGACTACTTCTGAATTAACTAATTTTGACCAAAGAAACCAAAGTAAGACTTCCAATAAGATTGAAAACTTATCCTCACCATCAGATGAAAAAAAGTTGTTTAACTTGAAAGTAATAGAATATTTATTACTTGCAGCTTTTTTCTCTGCTGGAATCGTGATTATTTTGCTTTCAGACGATAAAACAGTTGTAATTTCTGGAGCAGTATCTCTAACTTTTTTGTTTTTCTTATTGCTCATCAACAGACAGGTATTTCAGAACTATAAACAGGCTGCTTATCAGTCTGAACTCACCAAAAAGGCTGAACTTTATAGTTATCTATTGACCAATCCTAATTCTTGGGATAAAGATACGCTGACTCTGACAAGAGGGAAGGCTTTACAATATAGCCAAGACTTGATTGACGATTATAAAAAAATTAGGAGTTTATCAAGGAACCTTTATTATAGTTTACAAATTGCGACAGTGATTTTATCAGGAGTCACACCAATTTTAGTTCTGGTAGACAAATTAGAAGCAGGACAAGCTTGGCTCAAGTGGCTCCCTGTGCTTTGCCCAGCTGTTGCTTCTATAGTCGCTAGTATAGTTACGTCTTTTCCTTTTCAGAAGAATTCACTTGCTGCGAATACAGCCGTTGAATTGCTAGAAGCTGAACAAGAGAAATTTATATTGGGCGTGACTCCGCCTTATCGTTGCTATGATGTATCTGATGAAAGCCAACAGCAACAAAAGGCAAGTCAAGCATTAGAATACTTTATTGTTCAAGTTAACAATATTCATCTCAACCAATTGCAACAAACGAGCGAGACGCAATCAGAGAAGACAGAATCAGCTTCATCTAATGAGTCAAATAAATCAGGAGCAGAGGCAACGAAATAG